A window from Gallus gallus isolate bGalGal1 chromosome 5, bGalGal1.mat.broiler.GRCg7b, whole genome shotgun sequence encodes these proteins:
- the LOC121113272 gene encoding inositol 1,4,5-trisphosphate receptor-interacting protein-like 1, translating to MALAFLFSLLAQRVPCVGEVLDADTLDRMQQREVYLREQMAKLLKEMEQCRTDARPSRFFAVRPWLIWALAVLLLFLVFRYIRDRYRERQERMFYHEMMEMWEEYERELRKPVCHGDPDDITYTSRFYPEFSIWPLKSRTQTCKVVAELVDELLNTCQIVPKSYFLPRPQPAIGVGVGFEGSGPQGCYIVYRMLVPLKAPPGHIFHLEVGPRARIGVRNSRIRVEFQCTCIREQQFQDMLCFLHHPADRLRKKQMPSLLQTLCTDCHLDMEKTAAWFQELVKAAWALMPVSNTTQLELLPSKRHCKLKLTTTSGKVLWIELLLGTQKKDSDTFLTFE from the coding sequence ATGGCTTTGGCGTTTCTCTTCTCGTTGTTGGCGCAGAGAGTGCCATGTGTTGGCGAGGTGTTGGATGCAGACACGCTCGACCGCATGCAGCAGCGTGAGGTCTATCTGCGAGAGCAGATGGCAAAGCTGCTGAAGGAGATGGAACAATGCAGAACGGATGCGCGACCCTCGCGCTTCTTTGCAGTGCGGCCCTGGCTAATTTGGGCCTTGGCtgtactgctgcttttcctggtcTTCCGCTACATCCGCGACCGCTACAGGGAAAGGCAAGAGAGAATGTTCTACCATGAAATGATGGAGATGTGGGAAGAATACGAAAGGGAGCTGAGGAAGCCGGTGTGCCATGGAGACCCCGACGACATTACCTACACGAGCAGGTTTTACCCGGAGTTCTCCATCTGGCCGCTGAAGAGCAGGACACAGACGTGCAAGGTGGTGGCAGAGCTGGTGGATGAACTTCTGAACACGTGTCAGATAGTTCCAAAGAGCTACTTCCTGCCACGGCCGCAGCCAGCCATTGGGGTGGGTGTTGGCTTTGAAGGCAGCGGTCCCCAAGGGTGCTACATTGTCTACCGCATGCTCGTGCCCCTGAAGGCACCCCCAGGACACATCTTCCACTTGGAGGTGGGCCCCAGGGCGAGGATAGGGGTGAGGAACTCCCGCATCCGCGTGGAGTTCCAGTGCACGTGCATAAGGGAGCAGCAGTTTCAGGACATGCTCTGCTTCCTCCACCACCCTGCGGACCGgctgaggaaaaagcagatgcCCAGCCTCCTGCAAACCCTCTGCACCGACtgccacctggacatggagaAAACCGCAGCCTGGTTCCAGGAGCTGGTGAAAGCAGCCTGGGCGCTTATGCCTGTGTCAAACACAACGCAGCTCGAGTTGCTGCCCTCCAAACGACACTGCAAGCTCAAGCTGACCACCACCTCCGGCAAAGTCCTCTGGATCGAGCTCCTGCTCGGGACGCAGAAAAAGGACTCGGACACGTTCCTGACCTTTGAGTAG